Proteins found in one Gardnerella vaginalis ATCC 14018 = JCM 11026 genomic segment:
- a CDS encoding YceD family protein — MASHPSQSLWAVPVAQMAARAGSSMQLHRVFPAPEGIGDSVIGVKPGSDVTVDCNFDSVVDGLMFQGTITARVHAECSRCLMPLHRDWSVDVCAFFAQVESKGGARSNNSKFNRSNGDNDDLEDADIWDEGDDSGNVYPLVGGGDFADIEAFIRDTMVSELPLKPLCEPDCKGLCSQCGENLNEHPDHHHDITDIRFAALEGLKQKLENSQNRC; from the coding sequence ATGGCATCGCATCCCTCCCAGTCTTTATGGGCGGTACCAGTTGCGCAAATGGCGGCACGAGCAGGAAGTAGCATGCAATTGCATCGCGTTTTCCCGGCGCCAGAAGGTATAGGAGACAGCGTTATTGGCGTGAAGCCAGGGAGCGATGTTACAGTAGACTGCAACTTTGATTCCGTAGTGGATGGGCTTATGTTCCAGGGTACGATTACAGCGCGCGTACACGCAGAGTGCTCTAGATGCCTGATGCCGTTGCATAGGGATTGGAGCGTCGATGTGTGCGCGTTCTTTGCACAGGTGGAAAGCAAGGGTGGTGCGCGTTCCAATAATTCCAAATTTAATAGATCTAATGGCGATAATGATGATTTAGAAGATGCTGATATTTGGGACGAGGGCGACGATTCTGGAAACGTGTATCCACTGGTTGGCGGAGGCGACTTTGCTGATATCGAGGCATTTATTAGGGACACAATGGTTAGCGAGCTGCCGCTTAAACCTTTGTGTGAGCCAGATTGCAAGGGCCTTTGCTCGCAATGTGGAGAAAACTTGAACGAGCATCCAGATCATCATCACGATATTACGGATATTCGTTTTGCGGCGCTTGAGGGACTTAAGCAAAAGCTTGAAAACTCGCAAAATCGCTGCTGA
- a CDS encoding Txe/YoeB family addiction module toxin: MIKAWTDEAWEDFEYWSKQDKKTLKRILQLLKDIDRNGYNGIGKPEPLKGDFSGYWSRRIDDCNRIVYRIDGNIMRIVQCGSHYDR; the protein is encoded by the coding sequence ATGATTAAAGCCTGGACAGATGAAGCGTGGGAAGACTTTGAGTACTGGTCTAAGCAAGATAAGAAAACTCTTAAGAGGATCCTTCAGCTTCTTAAAGATATTGATCGCAACGGATATAACGGCATAGGTAAACCAGAACCTCTGAAAGGTGATTTTTCTGGATACTGGAGTAGACGGATTGATGACTGTAACAGAATAGTTTACCGAATCGATGGAAACATAATGAGAATAGTTCAGTGCGGTTCACATTATGATAGATGA
- the rnc gene encoding ribonuclease III produces the protein MRYNVENMSGNNTKDQHDIQDDVKNDVQNRNYQNPNHPENARTSSIGVTRSKDGHTHDGDPTQELLRALGTTISPDLLVEALTHRSFSHEHPGTKNYERLEFLGDAVLELVSTETLFSAHPDMTEGQLAKLRAKAVSEWALSAVARDKLHVGPYILLGHGEMEHGGAQKDSILCDIVEALIGATFVEHGIDEARAVVHRLIDDTLAEVLTEGPALDWKTSLTVLAHEMGLDEPQYRMSVSGPDYAPVFHARAVLAHESGDELLGEADGSSKRKAQLAAADKAWHVLDRRRKSSGESGN, from the coding sequence ATGCGCTATAATGTTGAAAATATGAGTGGGAACAATACAAAAGATCAGCATGACATTCAAGATGATGTAAAAAATGACGTTCAAAATCGCAATTATCAGAACCCAAATCATCCAGAAAATGCTAGAACTAGCAGCATAGGTGTTACGCGTTCTAAAGACGGACATACTCATGATGGTGACCCTACTCAGGAGCTTTTACGCGCGCTCGGTACTACGATTTCGCCAGATTTACTTGTTGAGGCGCTCACTCATCGCTCGTTTTCGCACGAGCATCCAGGCACTAAAAACTACGAGCGTCTAGAGTTTTTGGGAGACGCTGTTTTGGAGCTTGTTTCTACAGAAACGCTGTTTTCTGCTCACCCAGATATGACGGAAGGTCAGTTGGCTAAGCTTCGCGCTAAGGCTGTTTCGGAGTGGGCTTTGAGCGCGGTTGCGCGAGATAAGTTGCACGTTGGACCGTATATTCTTTTGGGTCATGGCGAGATGGAGCATGGCGGCGCTCAAAAAGACTCGATTTTGTGCGATATTGTTGAGGCGCTTATTGGCGCGACTTTTGTTGAGCATGGCATTGACGAGGCGCGCGCTGTAGTGCATCGTTTGATTGACGACACTTTGGCGGAGGTTCTTACAGAAGGTCCTGCTCTGGATTGGAAGACTTCGCTTACGGTTTTGGCGCACGAGATGGGGCTTGACGAGCCGCAATATAGGATGTCGGTTTCTGGCCCAGATTATGCGCCCGTGTTCCATGCGCGCGCGGTTTTGGCACACGAAAGCGGCGACGAGCTGTTGGGTGAGGCGGATGGCTCTAGCAAGCGCAAGGCTCAGCTTGCTGCTGCAGATAAAGCTTGGCACGTGTTGGATAGAAGGCGTAAGTCTAGCGGAGAAAGCGGTAATTAG
- the sufD gene encoding Fe-S cluster assembly protein SufD — protein MSEDLKKNLGNKMTEKEINIPVADPNDPYAVPAAMPSSADKSVRSFNVQDFTIPTRKQEDWRYTPVERISEFFDSFKPSNNVAVELKGVDGDSHVTMQILPKNEAPHTEMKPSDRVAAVAWNSAKSAYVLHVCGEVTKPIILQIHGNNLQSLDAAKSLDALHLVIEADSYTNADIIVEHTGVAKLAEGVEIILGDNAHVSTTFIQEWDSGSKHVGNHRIHVGQGASLRHTMVTLGGDVVRIRMDQDFGGEKGDLNMLGMYFVDPGEHVEHRTMVVHNHPECKSRVVYKGALYGKGAHSTWVGNALIKPEAPGTDSYELNRNLVLTPGAIADSEPNLEIENGNIIGAGHASSVGRFDDEELFYLQSRGVSEADARKLVVRGFFNELIDEIGVPQIVDHLMAAIERRLAKTEESQAAAESVNAENRQQPKNRR, from the coding sequence ATGAGCGAAGATCTGAAAAAGAATTTAGGCAATAAAATGACGGAAAAAGAAATTAATATTCCTGTAGCAGACCCTAATGATCCTTACGCGGTTCCTGCTGCAATGCCTTCTAGTGCAGATAAATCCGTGCGCTCTTTTAACGTGCAAGACTTTACGATTCCAACTAGGAAGCAGGAAGATTGGCGATACACTCCAGTTGAGCGAATTTCCGAGTTTTTTGATAGTTTTAAGCCGTCTAACAACGTTGCTGTGGAGCTAAAAGGTGTTGATGGCGATTCGCATGTAACGATGCAAATTTTGCCTAAAAACGAGGCTCCGCATACAGAGATGAAGCCTTCGGATCGCGTGGCTGCTGTTGCGTGGAATTCTGCAAAGTCGGCGTACGTTTTGCATGTTTGTGGCGAAGTTACAAAGCCAATAATATTGCAAATTCACGGAAACAACTTGCAATCGCTAGACGCTGCGAAATCACTCGACGCATTGCACTTAGTGATTGAAGCCGATTCTTACACAAACGCGGATATTATCGTAGAACACACAGGAGTTGCAAAGCTTGCTGAAGGCGTAGAAATCATTCTTGGAGATAACGCGCATGTTTCTACAACGTTCATTCAAGAGTGGGATTCAGGCAGCAAACACGTTGGAAATCATAGGATTCACGTTGGGCAGGGTGCGTCTCTTCGTCACACAATGGTCACGCTTGGCGGAGACGTTGTGCGAATCCGCATGGATCAGGATTTTGGTGGCGAAAAGGGCGATTTAAACATGCTTGGCATGTATTTTGTGGATCCAGGCGAGCATGTTGAGCATCGTACGATGGTTGTGCACAATCACCCAGAATGCAAGTCGCGAGTAGTGTATAAGGGCGCGCTTTACGGCAAGGGAGCGCATTCTACATGGGTTGGAAACGCGCTTATTAAGCCAGAAGCTCCAGGCACGGATTCGTACGAGTTGAACAGAAACCTGGTGCTAACTCCTGGCGCGATTGCCGATTCGGAGCCAAATCTAGAAATTGAAAATGGAAATATTATTGGCGCAGGTCATGCAAGTTCTGTCGGCAGATTCGACGACGAGGAGCTGTTTTACTTGCAATCTCGCGGCGTGAGCGAAGCGGATGCGAGAAAGCTTGTTGTGCGCGGATTCTTTAACGAGCTTATTGATGAGATTGGCGTGCCGCAAATCGTAGATCATTTGATGGCTGCGATTGAGAGGCGTTTAGCTAAGACGGAAGAATCGCAAGCAGCCGCAGAATCTGTAAATGCGGAAAATCGCCAGCAACCGAAGAATAGGAGATAA
- the typA gene encoding translational GTPase TypA gives MTVRGDIRNVAIVAHVDHGKTTLVNAMLQQSHVFSEREEVPDRVMDSNDLEREKGITILAKNTAVQYTGPLAEKYGHPEGITINVIDTPGHADFGGEVERGISMVDGVVLLVDASEGPLPQTRFVLRKALEAKLPVILCVNKTDRPDARIDEVVSEATDLLLGLAQDVVEEGIDLDIDSLLDLPVIYCAAKAGYASLNQPENGGLPDNDNLEPLFDSIISNIPAPEYEEGAPLQAHVANIDSSDFLGRLGLVRIYNGTLEKGKTYGLSRVDGSIENFRVSELLRTQGLERTPVASAGPGDIVAVAGVNDIMIGETIVDQNDPKPLPLIHVDDPAISMTFGINDSPLAGTEGKDHKLTARMIKDRLDRELIGNVSIKVLPTDRPDAWEVQGRGELALAVLAEQMRREGYELTVGRPQVVTKTIDGQINEPMENTTIDVPEEYMGTVTQLMADRKGRMDSMSNHGSGWIRLQFTVPSRGLIGFRTALLSATRGTGIASSISAGYAPWAGQIVTRQNGSMVCDRKGVATPYAMQRLQARGVFFVDPQSPVYEGQIVGINNKPDELDVNITLAKHMTNMRSSTADVLETLTPPIKMSLEESLDFANEDECVEVTPESIRVRKIILSRDEWYKWRAKQRRQNNAA, from the coding sequence ATGACTGTTCGCGGTGATATTAGAAATGTGGCAATCGTAGCGCACGTTGATCATGGTAAAACAACGCTCGTAAATGCCATGCTTCAGCAGTCGCACGTATTCTCTGAGCGAGAAGAAGTGCCAGACCGCGTAATGGACTCCAACGACCTTGAGCGCGAAAAAGGCATCACCATTCTTGCCAAGAACACTGCTGTGCAATACACTGGCCCGCTCGCAGAAAAGTACGGTCACCCAGAGGGAATTACAATCAACGTAATCGATACCCCAGGTCACGCCGACTTTGGTGGCGAAGTAGAGCGCGGCATCTCCATGGTTGATGGCGTTGTGCTGCTTGTTGACGCTTCCGAAGGCCCACTTCCACAAACTCGATTCGTTCTACGCAAGGCTCTTGAGGCAAAGTTGCCAGTGATTTTGTGCGTTAACAAAACGGATCGTCCAGATGCGCGTATTGACGAGGTTGTGAGCGAAGCGACAGATTTGCTTCTCGGTCTTGCACAAGACGTTGTTGAAGAAGGAATCGACCTAGATATTGATTCGCTTCTTGATTTGCCTGTTATTTATTGCGCTGCAAAAGCTGGCTATGCATCCTTGAATCAGCCAGAAAACGGCGGTTTGCCAGACAATGATAATTTGGAGCCGCTTTTTGACTCTATTATCTCCAACATTCCAGCACCAGAGTACGAGGAAGGCGCACCTCTTCAGGCTCACGTTGCAAACATCGATTCTTCCGACTTCCTTGGTCGCCTCGGCTTAGTGCGAATCTACAATGGCACTTTGGAAAAGGGTAAGACTTACGGGCTTTCTCGTGTAGACGGCTCTATTGAAAACTTCCGCGTTTCCGAGCTTTTGCGCACGCAAGGCTTGGAGCGCACTCCTGTTGCATCTGCAGGTCCTGGAGATATTGTTGCAGTTGCAGGCGTTAATGACATTATGATTGGCGAGACGATTGTAGATCAGAACGATCCAAAGCCTCTTCCATTGATTCACGTTGACGACCCAGCTATCTCCATGACTTTCGGCATTAACGATTCGCCGCTTGCTGGCACAGAAGGTAAGGATCACAAGCTTACAGCGCGCATGATTAAAGATAGGCTTGATCGCGAGCTTATTGGTAACGTGTCTATTAAGGTTCTTCCAACAGACCGCCCAGATGCTTGGGAAGTTCAGGGTCGTGGCGAGTTGGCGTTGGCAGTTTTGGCGGAGCAAATGCGTCGCGAAGGCTACGAGCTTACAGTTGGTCGTCCTCAAGTTGTTACTAAGACGATTGACGGCCAAATTAACGAGCCTATGGAAAACACTACGATTGATGTTCCAGAAGAATACATGGGTACTGTTACGCAGCTTATGGCGGATCGCAAGGGTCGCATGGATTCTATGAGCAATCACGGATCTGGCTGGATTCGCTTGCAATTTACTGTTCCTTCGCGTGGTCTTATTGGCTTCCGCACAGCTCTTCTTTCTGCAACTCGCGGAACGGGAATCGCAAGCTCTATTTCTGCAGGCTATGCTCCATGGGCTGGTCAGATTGTAACTCGTCAAAACGGTTCCATGGTTTGCGATCGTAAGGGTGTTGCAACGCCTTATGCTATGCAGCGTTTGCAGGCGCGTGGCGTGTTCTTTGTGGATCCGCAAAGCCCTGTGTACGAAGGTCAAATCGTTGGTATTAACAATAAGCCAGACGAGTTGGACGTTAACATTACGCTTGCTAAGCATATGACTAACATGCGTTCTTCTACAGCAGATGTTCTTGAGACTTTGACGCCACCAATTAAGATGAGCTTGGAAGAGTCGCTTGACTTTGCTAACGAAGATGAGTGCGTGGAAGTTACGCCTGAGTCGATTCGCGTGCGCAAGATCATTTTGAGCCGTGATGAATGGTATAAGTGGCGCGCTAAGCAGCGTCGTCAAAATAATGCTGCGTGA
- the sufC gene encoding Fe-S cluster assembly ATPase SufC, which translates to MSTLEIKDLYASVETKEGRKQILKGVNLTVNSGETHAIMGPNGSGKSTLAYTLAGHPKYEVDSGQVLLDGEDILKMTPDERAKAGLFLAMQYPVEVPGVSMTNFLRTAKTEVSGEAPTLRAWVKELNEAMKRLRMDPKFASRSVNEGFSGGEKKRAEVLQLEILKPKFAILDETDSGLDVDALRIVSEGVNRAKESTGLGIMMVTHYTRILKYIKPDIVHVFAQGHFVKTAGPELADELEEEGYDKYLPEGASESAIA; encoded by the coding sequence ATGTCAACTTTAGAAATCAAGGATTTGTACGCGTCTGTAGAAACAAAGGAGGGGCGCAAGCAAATCTTAAAGGGCGTAAATCTTACAGTTAATTCTGGCGAAACGCACGCGATTATGGGTCCGAATGGCTCTGGAAAATCTACTCTCGCATACACTTTGGCAGGTCACCCAAAGTACGAAGTGGATTCGGGTCAGGTGCTTCTAGACGGCGAAGATATTTTGAAGATGACTCCAGACGAGCGCGCAAAAGCTGGGCTGTTTCTTGCGATGCAATACCCGGTAGAGGTACCTGGTGTTTCGATGACGAACTTTTTGCGCACAGCAAAAACAGAAGTGAGCGGCGAAGCTCCGACTTTGCGCGCGTGGGTTAAAGAGCTTAACGAAGCAATGAAGCGCTTAAGAATGGACCCAAAGTTTGCATCTCGTTCTGTAAACGAGGGATTTTCGGGCGGCGAGAAAAAGCGCGCGGAAGTTTTGCAACTAGAGATTTTAAAGCCAAAGTTTGCGATTTTAGACGAGACGGATTCTGGTCTAGACGTGGATGCTTTGCGAATTGTTTCGGAAGGCGTAAATCGCGCCAAAGAAAGCACTGGTTTGGGAATTATGATGGTTACGCATTACACGCGAATCCTAAAGTACATTAAGCCAGATATTGTTCACGTTTTTGCGCAAGGTCACTTTGTAAAGACGGCAGGACCGGAGCTTGCAGACGAGTTGGAAGAAGAAGGATACGACAAGTATTTGCCAGAAGGTGCCAGCGAATCTGCGATTGCGTGA
- a CDS encoding tyrosine recombinase XerC produces MASSRNNNDLLFDDGLVSSTEASDLSDRYIDYLRSNKGLGSRTLRAYRVDVLQCLEWCGVNDLSDLNSVSTSVLRQWMYWLNKNHARSSLARKVVAVRGFFAWTTHVGLISANPAQILNTPKIVNELPTVLDEAQAEKLLDCAEDRSEDYAVDKSPATEHQENTPLKSQIKMRIKSKIKSQTKTKQEYVIALRNAAILELLYATGMRVGELTGLNVQDMDFENHTVKVTGKGNKQRVVPFGVPAAKACKKWLDCGRSALQEKSAASSQALFLGVRAKRIDQRIVRSIVHEAAAAANVPDVAPHALRHSAATHMLNGGADLREVQELLGHSSLNTTQRYTHVSIQALKQRYSQAFPRA; encoded by the coding sequence ATGGCTAGCAGTCGTAATAATAATGATTTATTATTTGACGATGGTTTGGTATCGTCAACGGAAGCTTCCGACTTATCCGATCGGTATATTGATTATTTGCGTTCAAATAAAGGCCTTGGAAGTCGCACTCTTCGCGCATATAGGGTAGATGTTTTGCAATGCCTTGAATGGTGTGGTGTAAACGATCTTTCTGATTTAAATTCTGTGTCTACAAGCGTTCTGCGTCAATGGATGTATTGGCTTAATAAGAATCACGCGCGCTCTAGTTTGGCTCGCAAAGTAGTGGCTGTGCGCGGCTTTTTTGCATGGACTACACACGTTGGTTTGATTAGCGCAAATCCTGCGCAAATTCTTAATACACCTAAAATTGTTAATGAGCTTCCTACGGTTTTAGACGAGGCGCAAGCGGAAAAGTTATTGGATTGTGCTGAGGATCGTTCTGAAGATTATGCTGTGGATAAGTCGCCAGCAACCGAGCATCAAGAAAATACACCACTAAAGTCGCAAATAAAAATGCGAATAAAATCTAAAATAAAATCTCAAACAAAAACGAAACAAGAGTATGTAATCGCACTCAGAAATGCTGCGATTTTAGAGCTTTTATATGCCACGGGCATGCGTGTGGGGGAGCTTACGGGTCTTAATGTGCAAGATATGGATTTTGAAAATCACACTGTAAAAGTTACAGGTAAGGGAAACAAGCAGCGTGTAGTACCATTCGGTGTTCCTGCTGCGAAAGCGTGTAAAAAGTGGCTTGACTGTGGGAGAAGTGCGCTGCAAGAAAAATCTGCCGCAAGCTCGCAAGCGTTGTTTTTGGGCGTGCGAGCAAAGCGCATTGACCAGCGCATTGTTAGGAGCATTGTTCACGAGGCTGCAGCTGCTGCAAACGTGCCAGACGTTGCGCCGCACGCGCTTCGTCACAGTGCTGCAACGCATATGCTCAACGGGGGAGCGGACCTTCGCGAGGTTCAGGAGCTTTTGGGGCATTCGTCGCTTAACACAACGCAGCGCTACACGCACGTTTCTATTCAGGCTCTTAAACAGCGTTACTCGCAAGCCTTCCCGCGTGCGTAG
- the rpmF gene encoding 50S ribosomal protein L32 — protein sequence MALPKYKTSRANTHSRRANWKASAVQTITCPNCGSPALSHMACPTCGNFRGRVYREAIRSAHTK from the coding sequence ATGGCACTGCCAAAGTACAAGACCTCGCGCGCTAATACTCATTCGCGTCGCGCCAATTGGAAGGCTTCTGCCGTGCAGACTATTACCTGCCCGAACTGCGGTTCGCCAGCGTTGTCTCACATGGCTTGCCCAACCTGCGGTAACTTCCGCGGTCGCGTGTATCGCGAAGCAATTCGCTCTGCGCACACCAAGTAG
- the coaD gene encoding pantetheine-phosphate adenylyltransferase produces MTIAVCPGSYDPVTAGHLDVIQRCTHLFKEVHVLVAVNAAKTPMFSESERVDIIRNAVKNLKNDFPVGEFAPPLCGAAQSPACKIVVASTDGLITDYCKKVGATVIVKGLRQNGDYEAELGMALVNRKLAGIETMFLPADPILEHVSSSVVKDVARHGGDVSGMVPDNVVPLLQNVFSKTIAISQKYVQ; encoded by the coding sequence ATGACTATAGCTGTTTGCCCAGGCTCCTACGATCCCGTTACAGCCGGACACTTAGACGTGATACAACGTTGTACGCATCTCTTTAAAGAAGTGCATGTTTTGGTAGCTGTTAACGCGGCAAAAACGCCAATGTTTTCCGAATCGGAGCGTGTGGATATTATTCGCAATGCTGTTAAAAACCTAAAAAATGATTTTCCAGTCGGGGAATTTGCTCCACCTTTATGCGGAGCAGCACAGTCGCCAGCGTGCAAAATAGTTGTTGCCTCAACAGATGGTCTTATCACAGATTATTGCAAAAAAGTCGGCGCAACCGTAATAGTTAAAGGATTGCGCCAAAATGGTGACTATGAGGCGGAGCTTGGAATGGCTCTGGTTAATCGCAAGCTTGCTGGGATAGAAACCATGTTCCTGCCTGCAGACCCTATTTTGGAACATGTTTCTAGCTCCGTTGTAAAAGATGTTGCTCGTCACGGCGGAGACGTTTCGGGAATGGTGCCAGATAATGTGGTTCCACTTTTACAGAACGTTTTTTCTAAAACAATTGCAATATCACAAAAATACGTACAATAA
- the sufB gene encoding Fe-S cluster assembly protein SufB: MVDDSNKPESSASLNENAANQNGSSTEESNSAESSISESSAADVEMSQYVADRARVNEDKIRQDEQIVAEFGEYNYGWHDSDAAGEAAKKGIDESVVRAISADKHEPEWMLNLRLQGYRAFLQKPMPDWGVDLSGFDADDFKYYVRPVHDQAKTWDDLPEDIRKTYDRLGIPEAEKKRLVSGVAAQYESEVIYNSIREDLASQGVIFVDTDTAVQKYPELVKKYFATVIPVDDNKFAALNTAAWSGGSFVYVPKGVHVDIPLQAYFRINTPNMGQFERTLIIADEGSYVHYVEGCTAPIYSTDSLHAANVEIVVEKHARVRYTTVQNWSNNVYNLVTQRAYVREGGTMEWVDGNIGSKATMKYPACILAEPYAKAETMSLSFAGRGQYQDTGAKMIHLAPHTSSTIVAKSISRGGGRSAYRGIVKIVKGASGSSSSVVCDALLVDDFSRSDTYPHVDVREDSVSMAHEATVSKVSEDQLFYLMSRGLEEKEAMGMIVRGFVEPISRQLPMEYALELNRLVELQMEGSVG; the protein is encoded by the coding sequence GTGGTTGATGATTCAAATAAGCCTGAATCAAGCGCATCATTGAACGAGAATGCAGCGAATCAAAACGGGTCTAGTACTGAAGAGTCTAATTCTGCAGAATCCAGTATTTCAGAATCCAGCGCGGCAGACGTTGAAATGAGCCAGTACGTGGCAGATCGCGCTCGCGTAAACGAAGATAAAATTCGCCAAGACGAGCAGATTGTTGCTGAATTTGGCGAGTACAATTACGGCTGGCATGATTCGGATGCGGCAGGCGAAGCTGCAAAGAAGGGCATTGACGAGTCGGTTGTTCGCGCAATTTCCGCCGACAAACACGAGCCAGAGTGGATGCTAAACCTTCGTTTGCAAGGCTACCGCGCGTTTTTGCAAAAGCCGATGCCTGATTGGGGAGTGGATTTAAGCGGTTTTGACGCAGACGATTTTAAATACTACGTGCGCCCAGTTCACGATCAAGCGAAAACTTGGGATGATTTGCCAGAAGACATTCGCAAAACTTACGATAGGCTTGGCATTCCAGAAGCGGAGAAAAAGCGTTTAGTTTCGGGCGTTGCGGCACAGTATGAGTCGGAAGTTATTTACAATTCGATTCGCGAGGATTTAGCATCTCAAGGCGTGATTTTTGTTGATACGGATACAGCAGTTCAAAAGTATCCAGAGCTTGTAAAAAAGTATTTTGCAACTGTGATTCCAGTTGACGACAACAAGTTTGCGGCTCTTAACACAGCGGCTTGGAGTGGCGGATCGTTTGTGTACGTGCCAAAAGGAGTGCACGTAGATATTCCGCTTCAAGCTTACTTCCGCATTAACACGCCGAACATGGGGCAGTTTGAGCGCACGTTGATTATTGCAGACGAAGGATCGTACGTGCATTACGTTGAAGGTTGCACAGCTCCAATCTATTCCACGGACTCACTCCATGCTGCAAACGTTGAGATTGTTGTAGAAAAGCATGCGCGCGTGCGCTACACAACCGTGCAAAATTGGTCAAATAACGTATACAACTTGGTAACTCAGCGAGCTTACGTGCGCGAAGGCGGCACAATGGAGTGGGTTGATGGAAACATTGGCTCCAAGGCTACTATGAAGTATCCTGCATGCATTCTTGCTGAGCCGTACGCAAAAGCAGAAACCATGTCTTTGAGCTTTGCGGGCCGCGGTCAGTACCAAGATACGGGTGCGAAGATGATTCATTTGGCTCCGCACACGAGTTCTACGATTGTTGCTAAGTCGATTTCGCGCGGCGGAGGTCGCTCGGCTTACCGCGGTATTGTGAAGATTGTTAAGGGCGCTAGCGGCTCTAGCTCTTCAGTTGTGTGCGACGCGTTGCTTGTTGACGATTTTTCAAGGTCCGACACTTATCCGCATGTTGACGTGCGCGAAGATAGCGTTTCGATGGCTCACGAGGCCACTGTTTCTAAGGTTTCTGAGGATCAGCTTTTCTATTTGATGAGCCGTGGGCTGGAAGAAAAAGAGGCTATGGGCATGATTGTGCGCGGCTTTGTGGAGCCGATTAGTCGCCAGCTGCCGATGGAGTATGCTCTGGAGCTTAATCGTCTTGTGGAATTGCAAATGGAAGGATCCGTGGGGTGA
- a CDS encoding type II toxin-antitoxin system RelB/DinJ family antitoxin → MTTNTVNINFKLNADDKRLMENVCRELGLSMSAAFTIFAKKVGREHRIPFEVSADPFYNPENISRLKKSIAHMEETGGTIHEVPLDD, encoded by the coding sequence ATGACAACAAATACAGTGAACATTAATTTCAAGCTAAATGCAGACGATAAACGACTTATGGAAAATGTTTGCCGAGAACTAGGGCTTTCAATGAGTGCAGCATTCACAATATTTGCTAAGAAAGTTGGAAGAGAACACAGAATACCATTCGAAGTTTCAGCAGATCCGTTTTACAATCCGGAGAATATAAGTCGTCTTAAAAAATCCATAGCACACATGGAAGAAACAGGCGGCACTATACACGAGGTTCCGCTCGATGATTAA
- a CDS encoding SPFH domain-containing protein encodes MSENEDDTMESQVSANRSQKLPLNPVIANNDDSPSAAFEAYDAVPAANKTKDDSAGDSTVAGDSSADSAAAGDNAQNLFPMPDLREREDGGAIEFEDEKENVFKAANPQTVSEEVRTKSREEFTTVYDIIDTMETTLNEAKGVLFSAGMAKIDREEFGDYLSRLKDMLPVQLERASALMREAERRLRTAQAQANSIVSSAQSQAAQMIEEAQERAKFLAGQENVVAIARNQAQGIVNEAQAKADKLTRGADQYSATVMEGLKQQLDKLEQDVQAGQRVLEERRRAAAHVQDEINRQVNGEVVNESEERN; translated from the coding sequence ATGAGCGAAAACGAAGACGACACAATGGAAAGCCAAGTATCGGCAAATCGCAGCCAAAAGTTGCCATTAAATCCAGTGATTGCAAACAACGATGATTCGCCCAGTGCTGCTTTTGAAGCTTACGACGCAGTGCCTGCGGCAAATAAAACTAAGGATGATAGTGCTGGCGATTCTACGGTTGCTGGCGATTCTTCTGCTGATTCTGCGGCTGCTGGCGATAATGCGCAAAACTTGTTCCCAATGCCAGATTTGCGTGAACGCGAAGACGGTGGTGCAATAGAATTTGAAGATGAAAAAGAAAACGTGTTTAAAGCCGCTAATCCGCAAACAGTAAGCGAAGAAGTGCGAACAAAGTCGCGTGAAGAATTCACAACAGTTTACGACATAATCGACACAATGGAAACCACATTAAATGAAGCAAAAGGCGTGCTGTTTTCTGCTGGAATGGCAAAGATTGATCGCGAAGAATTCGGCGACTACTTATCTAGGTTAAAAGACATGCTACCAGTGCAACTTGAGCGCGCGAGTGCATTAATGCGAGAGGCAGAGAGGCGCTTGCGCACAGCTCAGGCTCAAGCAAATTCAATCGTAAGCTCTGCGCAAAGCCAGGCTGCTCAGATGATTGAAGAAGCACAAGAGAGAGCTAAATTCTTGGCTGGGCAAGAAAACGTGGTCGCCATTGCAAGAAATCAGGCGCAAGGAATCGTAAACGAGGCGCAGGCAAAGGCTGATAAACTCACGCGTGGTGCAGATCAGTACAGTGCTACGGTTATGGAAGGTTTAAAACAGCAGTTAGACAAGCTAGAGCAGGATGTTCAAGCAGGTCAGCGAGTTCTAGAAGAACGCAGGCGTGCGGCGGCGCATGTGCAAGACGAGATTAACAGACAAGTTAATGGAGAAGTTGTAAACGAAAGCGAAGAAAGGAACTAA